ACAAGGCCAAAGAGTACTGCAAAACAATCCAACGCTAATGAATGCAAAAACACTAACCATTCCGCTTGACAATATTCCGATTAATAATGCCGCAATACCAATAAGAGAAAAAAGTAAAAGTTGTTTTGCGGGATTTCCTTTGCTTAAAATATCGGCAACTATTAAAAAAATAATTACAAAAGCATAAATATAAAACGGAGTAATGTCGTGATTTGCGATTTTATTTACAATCAGAAAAACTGCAAACGCAACGTATGGCATCAGAAACCCTAAAATTCTTTTCGTTCCCATTTTAAAATCAAAAGCTCCAACGGATGAAGTCCAACGACCAATCATTAAACTCGCCCAAAAAAGCGAAACGAAAGGAGCAATTCTATCGTTTGTTAAATGTATATGCTGACGCATAAATTCAGGCAAATTGCCTGCTGTTGAAACTTCAACTCCAACATAAACAAATATGGCGAGCATTCCCAAAACAAGCTGCGGATATTTCAATGCGCTTTTTCTTTCGGCAACAACAGGAATATTGCTTTGAGCGTCATCTGTAACAGAATGTATTTTATTCGGAATATTTGAAAATTTAAAAATCAATGCGAAAACAAGAAATGCTGCACCAAGAATAAGATATGGAATTTTTACACTTTCCATATTTGCTACAGAAATGCTTCCGACTTTGAAGCTTCCGAAAATTGCAAAGCTCACCAATAGTGGACCAATTGTAGTTCCCAAATTATTTATTCCTCCTGCCATGCTTAATCTTTGTGAACCTTTTTCGGGAGCACCCATTATAATTGTCAAAGGATTGGCAGCAGTTTGCTGCAAAGAAAATCCCAAACCAACAATAAATAATCCTGTAATCATTAAGAGGAAAGATGATGTTTGAGCAGCTGGATAAAACAACCATGTTCCTATGGCAGAAATGACAAGTCCGAGAGCAATTCCATTTTTATAACCCATTCGGTTTAAAATGTCTCCACCCGAAAATTTTGAAATAAAATAATAAATTAACGAACCAACAGTATAAGCAACATAAAAAGCAAATGAAATCATTTGTGCCTGCCATTGCTCTAATTTCAAATGTTCTTTAAATACAGGAATTAAAATATCATTGCTTGCTGCAACAAATCCCCAGAAAAAGAAAATGCTTATAATTGTTGCAAATGCTGAAGTATTGTTTTGTGATTGTTTGATTTGCATTTTTTCCTGAAATAGCTAATTGGCTTGTGAAAATGGATTTTATTTTCAGCAAAGATAACAAAATTTGAACTTTATGAATTTTACCAACTTATAATTTCAAAGATATTTTTATTAATAATTAAACTTCAACTATCTTTGCAAAGTCAAACGAAAAGATAAATTTTTCTGGAACAAGAAATATCAGATAGCATAAAAACCCTTGATGAAAAAACCTTTGAACTGCTTTTCAGGAGCAATTTTAAAGGATTATGTTTTTTTGCTGTTACTTATGTTAAGGATTACGAAACCGCAAAGGAGCTTGTTCAGGATTCGTTTATTACGCTTTGGGAAAAAAGAGATACAATAGATTTGTCGAAACCGGTTAAAACATACCTTACCACAACCATCCGCAACCGCTGTTTAAATTACCTGAGAGATAACAAAAAATTTAATAAAGAAATATTGAATATAGAAAGCATTCATATTGAAGCCGAGCAAGCCGATAACAAACTCGGTGAAAAAGAATTAAAAAATAAGATAAATGATGCTATAAGTGAACTTCCCGAAAAATGCAGAGAAGTGTTTATTTTAAGCCGTTATGAAAATTTGAAATACCAGCAAATTGCCGATACATTGCAGATTTCAATTAAAACCGTTGAAACACAAATGTCTAAAGCATTGCAGCACATGAGAGAGCGGCTTGCAGAGTATATAAATGCTTTGTTAATAATTATATCGGAAATTTTGTTTATGAATAAATTTTAACTTTTTTTTAAACTTCATAAGGGTATGAATAATTTTATGTGTATTATAGTCGAAAAACAGAAATAAAAAATGGAAAACAACCAGACATATTATACAGATTTGTTAGCAAAGTACTTCTCCGGTGAAGCAAACACCGAAGAAATGCTTCTGCTTTCCGACTGGTTGAATTCCGATGTTAATAATAAAAAAACATTTGAGGAATATCAGAAAACATGGTTTGCTATTGAAAAGAATAAAATCGAAACAAAGCTTGATGTAGAAGATGAATGGCTAAAAGTTAAATCCAAAATAAGCAAGGAAACAAAAGAAGAAACTCCTGTTTACCGCCTTGCACCTGTTGAAGCACAGAGCAAGAACATTTTCGTGAAAGTTTTGAGAATAGCAGCTGTAATTTTGCTGCTCTGTGTTTCAACTTATTTTATTTACAATTATCTTAACAAACCTAAATACGAAACACTCATTGCACAGGTTGAAACCATAAAAAACAAATTACCCGATGGCAGTGAAATAACACTGAATGCAAATTCCACTATTGAATATCCTAAAAAATTCGCAGGAAATAAAAGAGTTATAAAACTTAAAGGTGAAGCATACTTTAATGTTACACATGACAAAACAAAACCTTTTATTGTTTCAACAGATGATATAAATATTGAAGTTTTGGGAACATCATTTTATGTAAATACTAACGGTGCAAACGGCAAGGTTGAAGTAGTTCTTACCGAAGGCAGAGTAGCAATTTATTACAAAAATAATATTTCTGAAAAAATAATTCTTGCATCAGGCGAGAAAGCCGAAATTTCAAAAACAGAGGAAACAATAACGAAATCGGTGAACAATGATGAAAATTATATGGCATTTAAAACAAAGAAAATTATTTTTAATAATACATCTTTAAAAGAACTTGTAAAGACCTTAAATAAAGTTTATCATTCCGATATTATAATTAAAAACAATAAGCTATCAGATTGTACGGTAAATGTTTCATTCGATAACCAATCTCTGGAGTCGGTTTTAAATGTTCTTAAATCAACGCTTGATATAAAAATAAAAACCAACGGTTCCAAAATTGAAATCAACGGCAACGGTTGCAAATAACCAAAATTTATGCTGGCATTGAAGTCCCTAAAAATTGAGTATGGTTTTTTTAGTGTGCATCTAAGAACTGAATTTTCAGATGTTTTTGCCCCAACCCTAAAGGGTGAAACATCTGAAAATTTGCCTCCCTTTAGGGTTTGGGATAAAGCAAATTTTCAGATATTCAAGGTATTCTTTATATTCTTTTTTTTATTATTCTCTTTTAATTTTTCTTTTTCGCAGAATATTGAAAATAAAATAACAATTAAAGAAAAAGATAAAACACTCGGTGAAATTATAAATGAAATAAGCGATTTGGGTAAGGTAAATTTTTCGTACAGTCCATCGCTACTACCTCTCGATAAAAAAATAACTATAAAAGCAAAAAACAAAACTATAAAAGAGATTTGCGATGAAATTTTCACAAAGAATGGAATTGACTACATAGTTGTGGAAAAACAAATAGTTCTGAAGCCACATAAAAAAGAAGATATTCAAAACAAAGAGGAAAAACAAGTCCCAAAAGAAAAACCTAAATACACAATAAGCGGATATGTAAAAGATAAAACCACCGGCGAAATTCTGATTGGCGCAACAGTTTACATAAAAGGAACAACTACCGGAAATAATACAAATGCTTATGGATTTTATTCATTGACTTTGCCTGAAGGCAATTATAAACTTGCGACTTCATTTATCGGTTATAAAAATATTGTACAGGATTTGGAGTTGAAATCAAATCAGAAAATTTCGATGGATATGGAAGTTGAAAAAATTGAAATTAAAGCTGTTGAAATAAAAGTAGAAGAGAAACCTGAAGAAGTGATAAGAGAAAATCAGTTTGGCAATATGAAATTATCTCCGAGAACAATCACGAAAATGCCCGGTTTTGTTGGCGAGGTTGATATAATAAAGTCGTTGCAGGCAGTTCCCGGAATTAAATCTTATGGCGATGGTTCTTCACTTTTTTATGTTCGCGGGGGAAACAGTGACCAGAATTATATTTTACTTGATGAAGCTCCTATTTACAATCCTTCACATTTATTCGGATTCTTTTCTGCTTTTGCCCCCGATGCAATAAAAGACATTGAAGCATACAAAGGCGATTTTCCCGCAAACTACGGCGGAAGATTATCTTCTGTTATTGACATTAAATCGAAAGACGGAAACATGAAGAAACTTTGTTTCGGCGGAAGTATAGGATTATTTACTTCAAATCTTTCATTTGAAGGACCTTTTAAAAAAGATAAAAGCTCTTTTTATATTTCATTAAGGCGCTCAAATCTTGAATGGCTTATAATTCCATTAACAAAAACCACTAATAATTTAAAATTCGGATTTTCAGATTTTAATACAAAACTTAATTTCAGGATTAATGATAACAACCGCCTTTTTTTCACTATTTATGGAGGCAAAGACGAATATAGCATGATAGGTACATCTAAAATAAATACCAATGGAATAAGTTGGACTAATTTTTTATTTACAACACGATGGAATCATAT
The sequence above is a segment of the Bacteroidales bacterium genome. Coding sequences within it:
- a CDS encoding FecR domain-containing protein; amino-acid sequence: MENNQTYYTDLLAKYFSGEANTEEMLLLSDWLNSDVNNKKTFEEYQKTWFAIEKNKIETKLDVEDEWLKVKSKISKETKEETPVYRLAPVEAQSKNIFVKVLRIAAVILLLCVSTYFIYNYLNKPKYETLIAQVETIKNKLPDGSEITLNANSTIEYPKKFAGNKRVIKLKGEAYFNVTHDKTKPFIVSTDDINIEVLGTSFYVNTNGANGKVEVVLTEGRVAIYYKNNISEKIILASGEKAEISKTEETITKSVNNDENYMAFKTKKIIFNNTSLKELVKTLNKVYHSDIIIKNNKLSDCTVNVSFDNQSLESVLNVLKSTLDIKIKTNGSKIEINGNGCK
- a CDS encoding RNA polymerase sigma-70 factor is translated as MLFRSNFKGLCFFAVTYVKDYETAKELVQDSFITLWEKRDTIDLSKPVKTYLTTTIRNRCLNYLRDNKKFNKEILNIESIHIEAEQADNKLGEKELKNKINDAISELPEKCREVFILSRYENLKYQQIADTLQISIKTVETQMSKALQHMRERLAEYINALLIIISEILFMNKF
- a CDS encoding MFS transporter, coding for MQIKQSQNNTSAFATIISIFFFWGFVAASNDILIPVFKEHLKLEQWQAQMISFAFYVAYTVGSLIYYFISKFSGGDILNRMGYKNGIALGLVISAIGTWLFYPAAQTSSFLLMITGLFIVGLGFSLQQTAANPLTIIMGAPEKGSQRLSMAGGINNLGTTIGPLLVSFAIFGSFKVGSISVANMESVKIPYLILGAAFLVFALIFKFSNIPNKIHSVTDDAQSNIPVVAERKSALKYPQLVLGMLAIFVYVGVEVSTAGNLPEFMRQHIHLTNDRIAPFVSLFWASLMIGRWTSSVGAFDFKMGTKRILGFLMPYVAFAVFLIVNKIANHDITPFYIYAFVIIFLIVADILSKGNPAKQLLLFSLIGIAALLIGILSSGMVSVFAFISVGLFCSTLWPCIFTLAISGLGKHTSEGSSFLIMMIMGGGFISLLQGYLASDNLLGIQWSYMVGVACFAYLAFYGWKVKHIFKKQGI
- a CDS encoding TonB-dependent receptor: MLALKSLKIEYGFFSVHLRTEFSDVFAPTLKGETSENLPPFRVWDKANFQIFKVFFIFFFLLFSFNFSFSQNIENKITIKEKDKTLGEIINEISDLGKVNFSYSPSLLPLDKKITIKAKNKTIKEICDEIFTKNGIDYIVVEKQIVLKPHKKEDIQNKEEKQVPKEKPKYTISGYVKDKTTGEILIGATVYIKGTTTGNNTNAYGFYSLTLPEGNYKLATSFIGYKNIVQDLELKSNQKISMDMEVEKIEIKAVEIKVEEKPEEVIRENQFGNMKLSPRTITKMPGFVGEVDIIKSLQAVPGIKSYGDGSSLFYVRGGNSDQNYILLDEAPIYNPSHLFGFFSAFAPDAIKDIEAYKGDFPANYGGRLSSVIDIKSKDGNMKKLCFGGSIGLFTSNLSFEGPFKKDKSSFYISLRRSNLEWLIIPLTKTTNNLKFGFSDFNTKLNFRINDNNRLFFTIYGGKDEYSMIGTSKINTNGISWTNFLFTTRWNHIFSNKLFSNTTLYTSNYNYYLYISRGLKDYWNSSIGNFNIKTDFTYYPNPKNTIKTGIDFGTHISNPGNMSLSDKAIQEQIPTVPKYNSHELDFYLSNDHKINEKISIRYGFRIPTWKDFGETTVYHYNVNYEVMDTQKVDSKTVYSTFVSFEPRINITYSINKSSSLKADYSRTTQFIQLLSNSISPFTSLEVWAPSGPTIKPQKADQFSVGYFQGLLKSKLVFSVEPFYKIFYNQIDYKDHANMLFNPLLEGELRFGKAWSYGTEFMFRKMEGKFSGWIGYTYSRTFKQIKGINNNEKYPASYDRPHDVCINLSYNVKHWIFSAGWIYATGGAITTPTGFYYYNGYNVPVYDSKNNARLPDYHRWDISITYNINKPERKYQHSFVFTLYNAYGRANPFSVNFNKIMTDNGKFVLPTNLNGDYKIIPTTISVAGVIPSISYNFKF